In a single window of the Natronosalvus caseinilyticus genome:
- the hutU gene encoding urocanate hydratase, whose product MADSPSNLERDQDASTDWEGIGDPSEQWRSYRGAPTGTDLECRGWRQEAAFRMLNNNLDPEVAEDAESLVVYGGTGRAARSWDAYDAICDQLRDLGDEETLLVQSGKPVGRFTTHERAPRVLIANSNLVGKWDDWEHFHELEARGKIMYGQMTAGSWAYIGTQGIIQGTYETLAELGRQHFPDREGLEGRIVVTAGLGGMGGAQPLAVTMNHGVCIAADVDETRIERRLETGYCQERAPDLETAIERAEEAAEAGEAYSVAVHLNAADMLESMLERGFVPDVITDQTSAHDELEGYYPAGYSVEEADALRERDPEAYVEESLATMERHVDGVLELQERGAIAFEYGNNIRGQVQDYRRGANGGGGAGDGDESENPWPLSGADSSDRQPFDFPGFVPAYVRPLFCEGKGPFRWAALSGDPADIHRTDDAVRDLFPEKEHLARWIDLAQEHVEFQGLPSRVCWLGFAREEDGLTERARFALRINDLVADGEISAPIVVTRDHLDAGSVASPNRETEAMADGTDAVADWPILNALLNCAAGADIVSVHDGGGVGIGNALHANNHVVLDGSDLAAEKARRVFTTDPGMGVVRHADAGYDEALEEARESDVTIPMGGDER is encoded by the coding sequence ATGGCAGACTCGCCTTCGAATCTCGAGCGCGACCAGGACGCGTCGACCGACTGGGAGGGCATCGGCGACCCGAGCGAGCAGTGGCGATCCTATCGAGGCGCGCCGACCGGCACCGACCTCGAGTGTCGCGGCTGGCGCCAGGAAGCGGCGTTCCGTATGCTGAACAACAACCTCGACCCCGAAGTGGCCGAGGACGCGGAGTCGCTCGTCGTCTACGGCGGCACCGGCCGGGCGGCCCGGTCGTGGGACGCCTACGACGCGATCTGCGATCAGCTGAGGGACCTCGGCGACGAGGAGACCCTGCTCGTCCAGAGCGGGAAGCCCGTCGGCCGATTCACGACCCACGAGCGAGCCCCGCGCGTGCTCATCGCGAACTCGAACCTGGTCGGCAAGTGGGACGACTGGGAGCACTTCCACGAACTCGAGGCCCGCGGAAAGATCATGTACGGGCAGATGACTGCCGGGTCGTGGGCCTACATCGGGACTCAGGGGATCATCCAGGGTACCTACGAGACGCTGGCCGAACTCGGTCGCCAGCACTTCCCCGACCGCGAAGGTCTCGAGGGCCGGATCGTCGTCACCGCCGGTCTCGGCGGGATGGGCGGCGCCCAGCCGCTGGCCGTGACGATGAACCACGGCGTCTGCATCGCCGCCGACGTCGACGAAACGCGGATCGAGCGCCGCCTCGAGACCGGCTACTGTCAGGAACGCGCCCCGGACCTCGAGACGGCCATCGAGCGCGCGGAGGAAGCGGCGGAGGCTGGCGAGGCCTACAGCGTCGCCGTCCATCTGAACGCCGCAGACATGCTCGAGTCGATGCTCGAGCGCGGGTTCGTCCCGGACGTGATCACCGACCAGACGAGCGCCCACGACGAACTCGAGGGGTACTACCCCGCTGGCTACTCGGTCGAGGAGGCCGACGCCCTGCGGGAGCGAGACCCCGAGGCGTACGTCGAGGAGAGCCTCGCGACGATGGAGCGCCACGTCGACGGCGTCCTCGAGTTACAGGAGCGGGGCGCCATCGCGTTCGAGTACGGGAACAACATTCGAGGGCAGGTCCAGGACTATCGGCGTGGCGCGAACGGCGGGGGTGGCGCGGGCGACGGTGACGAGAGCGAAAACCCGTGGCCCCTCTCGGGCGCCGACTCGAGCGACCGGCAACCGTTCGACTTCCCCGGCTTTGTCCCCGCCTACGTCAGGCCGTTGTTCTGTGAGGGGAAAGGGCCCTTCCGCTGGGCGGCGCTCTCGGGCGACCCCGCCGACATCCACCGCACGGACGACGCCGTCCGAGATCTGTTCCCCGAGAAGGAACACCTCGCCCGATGGATCGACCTCGCCCAGGAGCACGTCGAGTTCCAGGGACTCCCCTCGCGGGTCTGCTGGCTCGGGTTCGCCCGCGAGGAGGACGGCCTCACCGAACGCGCACGGTTCGCCCTCCGGATCAACGACCTCGTCGCCGACGGCGAGATTTCGGCGCCAATTGTCGTCACGCGCGACCACCTCGACGCCGGATCGGTCGCCAGCCCGAACCGGGAAACCGAGGCGATGGCCGACGGCACCGACGCGGTCGCCGACTGGCCGATCCTGAACGCCCTCCTGAACTGCGCCGCGGGCGCCGACATCGTCAGCGTTCACGACGGCGGCGGCGTCGGCATCGGGAACGCCCTCCACGCGAACAACCACGTCGTCCTGGACGGAAGCGATCTCGCCGCCGAGAAGGCCCGCCGCGTCTTCACCACCGATCCCGGCATGGGTGTCGTTCGGCACGCCGACGCCGGCTACGACGAGGCGCTTGAGGAAGCCCGCGAGTCGGACGTCACGATTCCGATGGGTGGTGACGAGCGGTGA
- a CDS encoding helix-turn-helix domain-containing protein yields MYEATFRLAGCESGSGCGSEPEFGSYDAITAAFDARLSLWCNDHSDLLLLECETGRREAALEAIDAFAGIEDAIVDGSDAVAVTGNCVKALEATVVDGILDEHGCLLLPPIRYADGARSIRLLALESAHLTHCYHDLLEDFDVTVESKRDLSFDSLDRNRTPDGIGEPLPALSRRQRQVFAAAYERGYYEIPRETSMAAVAESVGIDRRTADEHRRQAERKILESVAGRYLE; encoded by the coding sequence GTGTACGAAGCGACGTTCCGCCTTGCCGGGTGCGAAAGCGGATCTGGCTGCGGGTCCGAGCCCGAGTTCGGTTCCTACGATGCGATCACCGCGGCGTTCGACGCGCGGCTCTCGCTGTGGTGTAACGACCACAGCGACCTGTTGCTCCTCGAGTGCGAGACCGGTCGTCGCGAGGCAGCCCTCGAGGCCATCGACGCGTTCGCCGGGATCGAGGACGCCATCGTCGACGGGTCGGACGCCGTGGCGGTCACCGGAAACTGCGTCAAGGCCCTCGAGGCGACGGTCGTCGACGGCATTCTGGACGAACACGGCTGTCTCCTGTTGCCGCCGATTCGATACGCCGACGGGGCGCGGTCGATTCGCCTCCTGGCACTCGAGTCCGCCCACCTGACCCACTGTTATCACGACCTGCTCGAAGACTTCGACGTGACGGTCGAGTCGAAGCGGGACCTCTCCTTCGACAGTCTCGACCGCAACCGGACGCCGGACGGGATCGGCGAGCCGTTGCCGGCGCTCTCGCGAAGACAGCGCCAGGTGTTCGCCGCAGCCTACGAGCGCGGGTACTACGAGATCCCTCGAGAGACGTCGATGGCGGCCGTCGCCGAGTCAGTGGGCATCGATCGGCGTACCGCCGACGAACACCGTCGGCAGGCCGAGCGGAAAATTCTGGAATCGGTCGCCGGGCGGTACCTCGAGTAA
- a CDS encoding carbohydrate ABC transporter permease yields the protein MATPSTTEPEVEPDAADAADDRERKQGPLGRWTRGVLEEEAKRQRLYRALFWTACAFFLVTTLFPFYWLLVLALTPNSRILTGDWSLPVIGIEFPHPQGFNVTAFVEVFQEVPFHLFVFNSFVLATTTTIIVLAVATLAGYVFGRLEFPGRGALMLAVLVISYFPPAAFLIPLFDAFLGNAVVIPFLGVELFQSPRLVNTPGSMIMPFSALFLPLAIFILTTFYAQIPDGLEDAARVEGTTRLGALFRVIMPLSAPGIATAAVLTFISVYNEYFFSSIMALENQPQNWSPLVGGILSYQTQYTTDFNLMAAASIVGVLPVVVLVIVAQERIVSGLTAGALKE from the coding sequence ATGGCGACGCCATCTACGACGGAACCGGAAGTGGAACCAGACGCGGCGGACGCTGCCGACGACCGCGAACGCAAGCAGGGGCCACTCGGCCGCTGGACGCGCGGCGTCCTCGAGGAGGAAGCAAAGCGCCAGCGCCTCTACCGGGCGCTGTTCTGGACCGCCTGTGCGTTCTTCCTCGTGACGACGCTGTTCCCGTTCTACTGGCTGCTCGTGCTCGCGCTGACGCCGAACAGCCGGATTCTCACCGGCGACTGGTCACTGCCAGTGATCGGGATCGAGTTCCCGCACCCGCAGGGATTCAACGTCACCGCGTTCGTCGAGGTGTTCCAGGAGGTGCCCTTCCACCTCTTCGTCTTCAACAGTTTCGTGTTGGCGACGACGACCACGATCATCGTCCTCGCCGTCGCGACACTCGCCGGGTACGTCTTCGGGCGCCTCGAGTTCCCCGGCCGCGGAGCGCTCATGCTCGCGGTGCTGGTGATCTCGTACTTCCCGCCGGCAGCGTTCCTGATTCCGCTGTTCGACGCATTCCTCGGGAACGCGGTCGTGATCCCGTTCCTGGGCGTCGAACTGTTCCAGTCGCCACGGCTCGTGAACACGCCGGGTTCGATGATCATGCCGTTCAGCGCGCTGTTCTTGCCGCTGGCGATCTTCATCTTGACGACGTTCTACGCCCAGATTCCCGACGGCCTCGAGGATGCCGCGCGCGTCGAGGGAACGACCCGGCTCGGGGCGCTGTTCAGAGTGATCATGCCGCTGTCGGCGCCCGGAATCGCGACTGCGGCCGTGTTGACGTTCATCTCGGTCTACAACGAGTACTTCTTCAGTTCGATCATGGCGCTGGAGAACCAGCCCCAGAACTGGTCGCCGCTGGTTGGCGGCATCCTGAGCTACCAGACCCAGTACACGACCGACTTCAACCTCATGGCGGCGGCGAGCATCGTCGGGGTCCTCCCCGTCGTCGTGCTCGTCATCGTCGCCCAGGAACGCATCGTCAGCGGACTGACCGCCGGCGCACTCAAAGAATGA
- the hutI gene encoding imidazolonepropionase, whose amino-acid sequence MVGVSRDTGAPETEGHTTVVYGASELVVGPTADEAASQDGNGNRNGSADDGAPLETVENGAFVAVDGEVVAVGPTDDIVREHPPENADTAVDASGRAIVPGFVDPHTHAVFAGDRSDEFEAKLEGTSYQELLAQGGGILRTVRATREASLEHLVENLLDHLDVMLAHGSTTVEVKSGYGLETETELRMLEAIDAANDRHPVDLVPTYLGAHAVPEGSDADDYVESVVDDQLPAVAEQGIARFCDVFCEEGAFSVDQSRRVLEAGLEHGLEPKVHAEELSHLGGTQLAADLEAASADHLLYATPEDVDALVEAGTVPVLLPGTAFGLGEAYADAEMMLEAGAPVAIATDFNPNCHSRSMEFVQTLACVEMGMTPAEALLGATRNAARAVGATDGTGTLAVGTPADALVLEAPRYAHLAYRFDTTAVETVLKRGQVVVDNGTALEEVRSS is encoded by the coding sequence GTGGTCGGCGTGAGTCGCGATACGGGCGCTCCCGAAACCGAGGGCCACACCACTGTCGTCTACGGCGCGAGCGAACTGGTGGTCGGCCCGACAGCGGACGAAGCCGCGAGCCAGGACGGAAATGGAAACCGGAACGGAAGCGCGGACGACGGAGCGCCCCTCGAAACCGTCGAGAACGGCGCGTTCGTCGCCGTCGACGGTGAGGTCGTCGCGGTCGGTCCCACGGACGACATCGTTCGAGAACACCCGCCCGAGAACGCCGACACGGCCGTCGACGCGAGCGGCCGAGCCATCGTCCCCGGATTCGTCGACCCACACACCCACGCAGTCTTTGCCGGGGACCGCTCCGACGAGTTCGAGGCCAAACTCGAGGGGACGAGCTACCAGGAGTTGCTCGCGCAGGGCGGCGGCATCCTTCGAACCGTACGAGCAACGCGCGAGGCGAGCCTCGAACACCTCGTCGAGAACCTGCTCGACCACCTCGACGTCATGCTCGCCCACGGGTCGACGACCGTCGAGGTCAAATCCGGCTACGGACTCGAGACCGAGACCGAGTTGCGAATGCTCGAGGCCATCGACGCCGCGAACGACCGCCATCCAGTCGACCTCGTGCCGACCTATCTCGGCGCCCACGCGGTTCCGGAGGGGAGCGACGCCGACGACTACGTCGAATCCGTCGTCGACGATCAACTACCCGCGGTGGCCGAGCAGGGAATTGCCCGTTTCTGCGACGTCTTCTGCGAGGAAGGCGCGTTCTCCGTCGACCAGTCGCGACGGGTGCTCGAGGCCGGCCTGGAGCACGGCCTCGAGCCGAAGGTCCACGCCGAGGAACTGTCCCACCTGGGCGGGACGCAACTCGCGGCTGATCTCGAGGCTGCAAGCGCAGACCACCTGCTCTACGCGACTCCCGAAGACGTCGATGCGCTCGTCGAGGCCGGAACGGTTCCCGTCCTTCTTCCCGGCACCGCGTTCGGCCTCGGGGAGGCCTACGCCGACGCCGAGATGATGCTCGAGGCTGGCGCCCCGGTGGCAATCGCGACCGACTTCAACCCGAACTGCCACTCACGGAGCATGGAGTTCGTCCAGACGCTCGCGTGCGTCGAGATGGGCATGACGCCCGCAGAGGCACTGCTGGGTGCGACCAGGAACGCGGCCAGAGCGGTCGGCGCGACGGACGGGACGGGCACCCTCGCGGTCGGCACCCCCGCCGACGCGCTCGTGCTCGAGGCACCGCGCTACGCCCACCTCGCCTACCGGTTCGACACGACGGCGGTGGAGACGGTGCTGAAGCGAGGGCAGGTCGTCGTGGACAACGGCACGGCGCTCGAGGAGGTGCGTTCGTCGTGA
- a CDS encoding Gfo/Idh/MocA family protein: MTDETPLRSGIVGCGNIGQYHADRLQELGADLVGGMDVSTQARDRFAQRYGVDAYDDHHALYDAIDVVVITTPNRFHEEYAVDAFEHDLHVLLEKPLAHSLESAERIAAAARESRGTCTVGFHNRFRNAVRLVADRIERGDLGEITHVEANYVRRRGVPGRGSWFTRRDIAGGGALIDLGVHAIDLALYLHQQPEVSNVSGVTRSEFGSREDYAYLEMWGEDAGPEGFDVDDSASAFVRCADDRTISLEVAWATNRPPTHEFVVQGTEAAARFDLLEDQVTLHTASPDGANHFVDSTLEPAANDAHSDEQRAFLGVIRGGEDAVGASAEEALAVQRVVDSIYRSSDEGHPITLEQS; the protein is encoded by the coding sequence ATGACCGACGAGACACCCCTCCGTTCCGGAATCGTCGGCTGCGGCAACATCGGCCAGTACCACGCCGACCGCCTCCAGGAACTCGGCGCCGACCTCGTCGGCGGCATGGACGTCTCGACGCAGGCTCGCGACCGGTTCGCCCAACGTTACGGCGTCGACGCATACGACGATCACCACGCGCTCTACGACGCGATCGACGTAGTCGTGATCACCACGCCTAATCGGTTTCACGAGGAGTACGCGGTCGACGCGTTCGAGCACGACCTGCACGTCCTGCTCGAGAAGCCGCTGGCACACTCCCTCGAGAGCGCCGAGCGCATCGCGGCGGCGGCGAGAGAGAGTAGGGGCACCTGCACGGTCGGCTTCCACAACCGATTTCGAAATGCCGTCCGCCTCGTCGCCGACCGAATCGAACGCGGCGACCTGGGCGAAATAACTCACGTCGAGGCGAACTACGTCCGCCGGCGAGGCGTTCCGGGTCGCGGCTCCTGGTTCACCCGTCGAGACATCGCCGGCGGCGGCGCACTGATCGACCTCGGGGTCCACGCCATCGACCTCGCGCTCTACCTGCACCAGCAGCCGGAGGTCAGCAACGTCTCGGGAGTCACGAGAAGCGAATTCGGCTCTCGCGAGGACTACGCCTACCTCGAGATGTGGGGCGAGGACGCCGGGCCGGAGGGGTTCGACGTCGACGACTCCGCCAGCGCGTTCGTTCGATGCGCGGACGATCGAACGATCTCGCTCGAGGTCGCCTGGGCGACGAACCGTCCGCCGACCCACGAGTTCGTCGTCCAGGGGACCGAGGCCGCCGCCCGATTCGACCTGCTTGAAGACCAGGTGACGCTCCACACCGCGAGTCCGGACGGGGCGAACCACTTCGTAGATTCGACGCTCGAGCCGGCAGCGAACGACGCACACTCGGACGAGCAGCGGGCGTTCCTGGGGGTGATCAGAGGTGGGGAAGACGCCGTCGGCGCGAGCGCCGAGGAGGCACTCGCGGTGCAGCGGGTCGTCGATTCGATCTACCGCTCGAGCGACGAGGGGCACCCGATCACGCTCGAGCAGTCCTGA
- a CDS encoding ABC transporter ATP-binding protein, which yields MARVTLEHVTKRYEDVTAVDDMNLEIEDGEFVCLVGPSGCGKSTTMETIAGLTKPTEGTIHIGDRDVTKLPPKDRGVSMVFQNIALFPHMNVYENISFGLRLRKYDKDEIDRRVDQAADIVQLEGMLEREPNELSGGQQQRVAIARAIVREPDVFLMDEPLANLDAKLRVHMRTELQRLHKQLETTIIYVTHDQAEAMTMSDRIAVINAGELQQIDPPLVCYNEPANRFVAGFIGSPSMNFVEGEITAGGLATDHFDLEFDASAVDIPSGEAITMGVRPEDIYLTDNADSATSASEVIEARTDVLEPMGDQIFVYLSLDDAGTEMMTSDEASAASNQLLMSVDPDTDIDEDQSISVVLDRSKVHLFDPGTGNAIAHGIESLAQDTSGVGAEAESETGAGPGAADVARADSESGGRRE from the coding sequence ATGGCACGCGTAACACTCGAACACGTCACGAAACGCTACGAAGACGTCACCGCAGTCGACGACATGAACCTCGAGATCGAAGACGGGGAGTTCGTCTGCCTCGTCGGCCCCTCGGGGTGTGGGAAGTCGACGACGATGGAGACTATCGCCGGCCTCACGAAGCCCACGGAGGGCACGATTCACATCGGAGATCGAGACGTCACGAAACTCCCACCGAAGGATCGCGGGGTGTCGATGGTCTTCCAGAACATCGCGCTGTTCCCGCACATGAACGTCTACGAGAACATCTCCTTCGGCCTTCGACTCCGAAAGTACGACAAGGACGAGATCGATCGCCGGGTCGACCAGGCCGCCGACATCGTCCAGCTCGAGGGCATGCTCGAGCGCGAGCCGAACGAGCTCTCGGGCGGGCAGCAACAGCGGGTGGCTATCGCGCGGGCGATCGTCCGCGAACCGGACGTCTTCCTGATGGACGAGCCGCTGGCGAACCTCGACGCCAAGCTCAGAGTCCACATGCGGACCGAGTTACAACGGCTGCACAAACAGCTCGAGACGACGATCATCTACGTCACCCACGACCAGGCCGAGGCGATGACGATGTCCGACCGCATCGCCGTCATCAACGCCGGCGAACTCCAGCAGATCGACCCGCCACTGGTCTGTTACAACGAACCCGCGAACCGGTTCGTCGCCGGCTTCATCGGCTCGCCGTCGATGAACTTCGTCGAGGGCGAGATCACCGCCGGTGGACTCGCGACCGACCACTTCGACCTCGAGTTCGACGCCAGCGCTGTCGACATCCCGTCGGGTGAGGCGATCACGATGGGGGTCCGGCCCGAGGACATCTACCTGACCGATAACGCCGACTCGGCGACCAGCGCCTCCGAGGTTATCGAGGCTCGGACGGACGTCCTCGAGCCGATGGGCGATCAGATCTTCGTCTACCTGTCGCTCGACGACGCGGGCACCGAGATGATGACGAGCGACGAGGCGTCGGCGGCCTCGAACCAGCTTCTGATGAGCGTCGATCCGGACACGGACATCGACGAGGATCAGTCGATTTCGGTAGTGCTCGACCGGTCGAAGGTGCACCTGTTCGATCCCGGGACGGGGAACGCGATCGCTCACGGGATCGAGTCGCTGGCTCAGGACACGTCCGGAGTCGGGGCCGAAGCGGAATCCGAAACAGGGGCCGGGCCAGGGGCTGCCGACGTCGCTCGAGCCGACTCCGAGTCGGGTGGTCGCCGTGAGTAG
- the hutH gene encoding histidine ammonia-lyase → MTDDDSGPVELDGRSLTPEDVVAVARDGAPVTITTDARERVRVSRERVEDVIESGEPVYGLNTGFGELVDERIPPDQIERLQTNLLRSHAAGAGRECTREEVRAMMVSRVNALVAGYSGVREVVVDHLVTLLNEDVQPVVRSRGSLGASGDLAPLAHLSLVLIGEGEAILRDDEGPMRVDGEVALEAVGREPLSLAPKEGLALINGTQLTVGLAAMLVVDGERLLRAADAAGALTTEVTLGTTATSDAAIHDVRPHVGQQRSAAAVRALTADSDVVEAHRNCDRVQDAYSLRCLPQVHGAVRDAVAHLREAVTVELNSATDNPLVFSAEDADDRASGTDRAAVISGGNFHGQPLALRLEYARLALTDLGAIAERRIDRILNPNLQEDHLPPFLAPESGLQSGYMIAQYTAAALLNECRSIGAASSDNTPVSGGQEDHVSMSSQSALNARRVLENVRRIVATEAVCATQAADYVGNAEDVDVLAPTADRAATAAALGNGTGALYEHVGQFVPPLEDDRVLDGELDAVADAIASGGIDSVVVPVLEAGDEQ, encoded by the coding sequence ATGACTGACGACGACAGCGGCCCCGTCGAACTCGACGGCCGATCGCTCACCCCCGAGGACGTCGTCGCCGTCGCTCGAGACGGCGCCCCGGTTACGATCACGACGGACGCCCGCGAGCGCGTTCGCGTCTCCCGCGAGCGCGTCGAGGACGTGATCGAGAGCGGCGAACCCGTCTACGGCCTCAACACGGGCTTCGGCGAACTGGTCGACGAACGGATCCCACCGGACCAGATCGAACGCCTCCAGACCAACCTCCTGCGGAGCCACGCCGCCGGTGCGGGTCGAGAGTGTACCCGCGAGGAAGTTCGGGCGATGATGGTCTCGCGGGTCAACGCGTTAGTCGCGGGCTACTCTGGCGTGCGCGAGGTCGTCGTCGATCATCTCGTGACGCTGCTCAACGAGGACGTCCAGCCGGTCGTCCGCTCTCGCGGCAGCCTCGGCGCCAGTGGCGACCTCGCGCCGCTCGCCCACCTCTCGCTGGTCCTCATCGGGGAGGGCGAAGCCATCCTCCGGGACGACGAGGGGCCGATGCGCGTCGACGGCGAGGTGGCCCTCGAGGCGGTCGGGCGCGAGCCCCTGTCGCTCGCGCCGAAGGAGGGGTTGGCGCTGATCAACGGCACCCAGCTGACGGTCGGACTCGCGGCGATGCTCGTCGTCGACGGCGAGCGGCTGCTCCGAGCCGCGGACGCCGCAGGCGCGCTCACGACGGAGGTGACGCTGGGAACGACGGCCACGTCCGACGCGGCCATTCACGACGTGCGGCCCCACGTGGGCCAGCAACGAAGCGCCGCGGCGGTTCGCGCGCTGACGGCCGACAGCGACGTCGTCGAGGCCCACCGAAACTGCGACCGCGTCCAGGACGCCTACTCCCTGCGGTGTCTCCCGCAGGTCCACGGGGCCGTCCGCGACGCGGTCGCCCACCTCCGGGAGGCCGTGACGGTCGAGCTCAACAGCGCGACCGACAATCCGCTCGTCTTCTCTGCTGAGGACGCGGACGACCGCGCCTCCGGAACCGACCGCGCGGCCGTCATCTCCGGGGGAAACTTCCACGGCCAGCCCCTCGCCTTACGTCTCGAGTACGCCCGCCTCGCGCTGACCGACCTGGGAGCCATCGCCGAGCGCCGGATCGATCGCATCCTCAATCCGAACCTCCAGGAGGACCACCTGCCGCCGTTTCTCGCCCCCGAGAGCGGCCTGCAATCGGGCTACATGATCGCCCAGTACACCGCCGCCGCCCTGCTCAACGAGTGCCGCTCCATCGGCGCGGCCTCGAGCGACAACACGCCGGTCAGCGGCGGCCAGGAGGACCACGTCAGTATGAGTTCGCAGTCGGCGCTGAACGCCCGACGAGTGCTCGAGAACGTCCGTCGGATCGTGGCGACCGAGGCGGTCTGTGCGACGCAGGCGGCCGACTACGTCGGCAACGCCGAGGACGTCGACGTCCTCGCGCCGACGGCCGATCGGGCGGCGACGGCCGCCGCCCTCGGGAACGGAACCGGGGCGCTCTACGAACACGTCGGGCAGTTCGTCCCGCCGCTCGAGGACGACCGCGTGCTGGACGGCGAACTCGACGCGGTTGCCGACGCCATCGCCTCCGGGGGGATCGATTCCGTCGTGGTTCCGGTGCTCGAGGCTGGGGACGAACAGTAA
- the hutG gene encoding formimidoylglutamase — protein MTAFTNPVEWESPSSDPNDETFGDVVAAAKLDRAGEYDAVLVGEPSDIAVIGRRGAREGPRAIRESMAGVKTHHFEVGSVGSNGANSANGSVAPIGDLGDLELPDTDVSTVQERAEAAAQAVYETGARPVFLGGDNSLTVANVSPLLADGSVGVVSLDAHLDCREPIDGPLSGTPYYQLHERGLDAFAVVGARHFETSSAYAEYVDEQDGTVVTAETARQDLETAATRALEAMTGVDRIFLSLDVDVLDAAFAPGVSAPTPGGLTTTELYPLLRRIAVDERVAGFEVVECAPPLDRGGMTSDAAARAVAHVLAGWSA, from the coding sequence GTGACCGCGTTTACCAATCCGGTCGAGTGGGAGAGCCCCTCGAGCGACCCCAACGACGAGACGTTCGGCGACGTGGTCGCGGCGGCGAAACTCGACCGCGCGGGCGAGTACGACGCTGTGCTGGTCGGGGAGCCCTCTGACATCGCTGTCATCGGCCGTCGCGGGGCCCGTGAAGGGCCGCGGGCGATCCGGGAGTCGATGGCCGGCGTGAAAACCCACCACTTCGAGGTGGGTTCAGTCGGCTCGAACGGCGCGAACAGCGCGAACGGTTCGGTCGCCCCAATCGGCGACCTCGGCGACCTCGAACTCCCCGATACCGACGTTTCGACCGTTCAGGAACGAGCCGAAGCGGCCGCCCAGGCCGTCTACGAGACCGGCGCTCGCCCCGTCTTCCTCGGTGGCGACAACTCCCTGACCGTGGCGAACGTCTCGCCCTTGCTCGCCGACGGCTCCGTCGGCGTCGTCAGCCTCGACGCCCACCTCGACTGTCGGGAGCCGATCGACGGTCCCTTGAGCGGCACGCCTTACTACCAGCTTCACGAGCGCGGCCTGGACGCCTTCGCCGTCGTCGGCGCACGCCACTTCGAGACCTCGAGCGCGTATGCTGAGTACGTCGATGAGCAGGATGGAACGGTCGTCACTGCAGAAACCGCTCGCCAGGATCTCGAGACCGCGGCGACCCGGGCACTCGAGGCGATGACCGGCGTCGATCGGATCTTCCTCAGCCTGGACGTGGACGTGCTCGACGCGGCGTTCGCACCGGGGGTCAGCGCGCCAACGCCGGGTGGGTTGACGACGACCGAACTGTACCCGCTCCTCCGACGAATCGCGGTCGACGAGCGCGTCGCCGGATTCGAGGTGGTCGAGTGTGCGCCGCCGCTCGATCGCGGTGGAATGACGAGCGACGCGGCAGCTCGAGCCGTCGCGCACGTGCTCGCGGGGTGGTCGGCGTGA